In Amphiura filiformis chromosome 2, Afil_fr2py, whole genome shotgun sequence, one DNA window encodes the following:
- the LOC140140156 gene encoding caprin-2-like, whose translation MAFSAARKTTFKPPSFGVALPFEVVFTNVGDGFDAQLGRYTCPSTGIYLFTYTIMTVVKGDPAEATIKLMKNETYINSVYQGGNQEDRDTCSNTAVLELVAGDKVWLRCGGTEIFSSPDNNYTTFSGVRIS comes from the coding sequence ATGGCATTTTCGGCTGCAAGAAAAACCACCTTCAAACCACCCTCATTTGGTGTCGCTTTGCCTTTTGAAGTAGTATTCACCAATGTTGGAGATGGATTTGACGCCCAATTAGGACGATACACCTGTCCGTCTACAGGCATCTATCTGTTTACCTACACTATTATGACTGTGGTAAAAGGGGATCCTGCCGAGGCGACCATTAAACTAATGAAGAATGAAACTTACATCAATAGCGTGTATCAGGGTGGCAATCAGGAAGATCGTGACACATGCAGTAATACAGCTGTGTTGGAGCTTGTTGCAGGCGACAAAGTATGGTTGAGATGCGGAGGAACAGAAATTTTTAGTAGTCCCGATAATAATTATACCACATTTTCTGGTGTCAGAATCAGTTAA